Proteins co-encoded in one Malus domestica chromosome 09, GDT2T_hap1 genomic window:
- the LOC103443631 gene encoding uncharacterized protein produces the protein MWWGSASFILDKQDEERNAAALASKPESLNLSPPPPSSSMADALQSPNPKISAYYQTRAAHHGVVTSDWLAQAQAAVGRNPDEQGPITAEVEAKPGSNSGKPFSVIEEFNSWRKQPDLAEAVAAIRALASVIRSSEATTMMELEIELKKASESLKSWDTTSISLTAGCDLFIRYVTRTSALEYEDFNSAKSRLIERAEKFGEISMKARRIIAVLSQDFIFDGCTILVHGFSRVVLEVLKTAAQSNKLFRVFCTEGRPDRTGLRLSNELAKLDVPVKLLIDSAAAYTMDEVDMVFVGADGVVESGGIINMMGTFQIALVAHSMNKPVYVAAESYKFARLYPLDQKDMAPALRPIDFGVPIPSKVEVEKSARDYTPPQYLTLLFTDLGVLTPSVVSDELIQLYL, from the exons ATGTGGTGGGGATCAGCCTCTTTCATTCTCGACAAGCAGGACGAGGAGCGAAACGCCGCCGCCTTAGCCTCCAAACCTGAGTCCCTTAATCTCTCCCCGCCACCGCCGTCATCATCCATGGCCGACGCTCTGCAAAGCCCTAACCCTAAGATTTCGGCCTATTACCAGACGCGGGCGGCCCACCACGGCGTCGTCACAAGCGACTGGCTGGCCCAGGCCCAGGCCGCAGTCGGCAGAAACCCCGACGAGCAAGGGCCAATCACCGCTGAGGTTGAAGCTAAGCCGGGGTCTAATTCCGGCAAGCCCTTCAGCGTCATCGAGGAGTTCAATAGCTGGCGAAAGCAGCCCGATTTGGCGGAGGCCGTGGCGGCGATTCGGGCCTTGGCGTCTGTGATTCGGTCCAGTGAGGCCACCACTATGATGGAGCTCGAAATTGAGCTCAAGAAGGCCTCCGAGTCTTTGAAA TCATGGGACACGACCTCTATTTCTTTGACGGCTGGATGTGACCTGTTCATTCGGTATGTTACTCGAACTTCAGCTTTAGAGTACGAGGACTTCAACTCAGCCAAGTCTCGTTTAATTGAACGGGCAGAGAAGTTTGGGGAGATATCGATGAAG GCCCGCAGAATCATTGCTGTGCTTAGTCAAGACTTTATATTTGATGGTTGCACCATCTTGGTTCATGGTTTCTCTAGAGTTGTTCTAGAAGTATTAAAAACTGCGGCACAGAGCAACAAACTCTTTCGAGTTTTCTGCACAG AGGGAAGACCAGACAGGACAGGATTACGATTATCGAATGAGCTGGCCAAGCTTGATGTTCCCGTGAAGCTTCTAATAGACTCTGCAGCAGCATATACCATGGATGAGGTTGACATGGTATTTGTCGGGGCAGATGGAGTGGTTGAAAGTGGAGGTATCATCAATATGATGGGAACATTTCAAATTGCCTTAGTGGCACACAGCATGAACAAACCGGTTTATGTGGCTGCTGAAAGCTACAAG TTTGCTCGCCTTTATCCATTGGACCAGAAAGACATGGCCCCTGCATTACGTCCCATAGATTTTGGGGTACCCATCCCATCCAAGGTTGAAGTTGAAAAGTCGGCCCGTGATTATACTCCTCCACAATATCTTACTCTGCTTTTCACGGATCTGGGCGTGCTAACTCCTTCAGTGGTCAGCGATGAGCTTATTCAGCTATACTTGTGA